Proteins co-encoded in one Rubinisphaera margarita genomic window:
- a CDS encoding aminotransferase-like domain-containing protein, which translates to MTRRGEWAARQKIGYLMQQGVDHPDCLSLAAGLVDYSSLPVELVHTVMERILSNPARARAALQYGTTPGSVGFRHQISEFLAELDETETRPEEVPVDRILITTGSQQFLDLVSQAVFDPGDICLVTAPSYFVYLSTLEGIGVEMVSVACDDEGICPDALDERLRELEETGRLPRVKMLYLVSYFDNPRGITMTLERRQQVLDILTRWSARQFIYLLEDAAYREIWFEDPPPPSMLSLDRHQNRVIYTQTFSKSLSPGLRTAFGVLPRELVKPVTDLKSIHDFGSPHLNQFVISDLIETGEYERHVAEVRRSYRDKAAAMWRGLEDYILPLPDTDARRPEGGLYVWLRCAAANCETNFERRLFQTAVDHQKVMFVPGELFYSDPADPNASLTMRLSYGVQPIENLPKGVRRLGDALTEVGGFAESQT; encoded by the coding sequence ATGACTCGACGAGGCGAATGGGCAGCCCGGCAGAAAATCGGTTATCTCATGCAGCAGGGAGTCGATCACCCCGACTGCCTTTCGCTGGCGGCTGGCCTGGTCGACTACTCGTCGCTTCCTGTCGAGCTCGTGCACACGGTGATGGAGCGAATCCTCAGCAATCCGGCCCGCGCCCGGGCGGCTCTGCAATACGGAACGACGCCCGGGTCTGTGGGTTTTCGTCATCAAATCAGCGAGTTTCTGGCGGAACTCGATGAGACGGAAACACGTCCGGAAGAAGTTCCGGTCGACCGCATTCTGATTACCACCGGTTCCCAGCAGTTTCTCGATCTGGTCAGTCAGGCGGTCTTCGATCCCGGCGATATCTGCCTGGTGACGGCCCCCAGTTATTTCGTCTATCTCAGCACGCTCGAAGGCATCGGCGTGGAGATGGTCTCGGTCGCCTGCGATGACGAAGGGATTTGTCCCGATGCTCTCGACGAGCGGCTTCGCGAACTCGAGGAAACCGGCCGGTTGCCGCGGGTGAAGATGCTGTATCTGGTCAGTTACTTCGACAATCCTCGCGGGATCACCATGACGCTCGAACGCCGACAGCAGGTGCTCGACATTCTGACCCGCTGGTCGGCCCGGCAGTTTATTTATCTGCTTGAAGACGCCGCCTATCGCGAGATCTGGTTCGAGGATCCGCCGCCCCCATCCATGCTGAGCCTCGACCGGCACCAGAACCGAGTGATCTATACGCAGACGTTCTCGAAATCGTTGTCCCCAGGATTGCGAACCGCCTTCGGTGTGCTGCCGAGAGAACTGGTCAAGCCGGTGACCGATCTCAAGTCGATTCACGACTTTGGTTCGCCGCATCTGAATCAGTTCGTGATCTCGGATCTGATCGAGACCGGAGAATACGAACGGCATGTGGCCGAGGTGCGGCGATCGTATCGCGATAAAGCCGCCGCGATGTGGCGGGGCCTGGAAGATTACATCCTCCCACTGCCGGACACCGACGCCCGCCGTCCCGAAGGCGGATTGTATGTCTGGCTGCGATGTGCGGCTGCAAACTGCGAGACCAACTTCGAACGGCGGCTGTTTCAGACCGCCGTCGATCATCAGAAAGTCATGTTCGTTCCCGGCGAATTGTTTTACAGTGACCCCGCCGATCCCAACGCTTCGCTGACAATGCGACTCAGTTACGGCGTGCAGCCGATCGAGAATCTTCCCAAGGGAGTCCGCCGCCTCGGCGACGCCCTGACCGAAGTCGGTGGGTTCGCCGAGAGCCAGACCTGA
- a CDS encoding PSP1 domain-containing protein, with amino-acid sequence MSTDQPIDQYIVRYGASRLLGVFSYRGREQPRRGNDVIVRTKRGNEWGEVLGPATPQAISFLKSPEPEGKIQRFPTAEDYTARDDCRLREQKAFEGCAKMIAERKMQMQLVDVEQLFGGERAIFYFVAEKRVDFRDLVKALAKTYALRIEMRQIGIRDEAALLADYGDCGKPVCCNTHLTEMPPVSMKMAKVQKATLDPNKISGRCGRLKCCLRYEYDTYEEFRRELPKIGAEVVTREGQGKVIGQEILSKQVIIAYEDRRRVTTPVHEVISVLKAKNTRKPDRKPKEQATTETTRPDDTES; translated from the coding sequence ATGAGTACCGATCAACCGATCGATCAATATATTGTCCGTTACGGTGCAAGTCGTTTACTGGGAGTGTTCAGCTATCGAGGCCGGGAGCAGCCGCGGCGGGGCAACGATGTCATCGTTCGCACGAAGCGTGGCAACGAATGGGGAGAGGTCCTTGGACCAGCGACTCCCCAGGCGATTTCCTTCCTGAAAAGCCCGGAGCCTGAAGGCAAGATTCAGCGATTTCCCACCGCCGAAGACTACACCGCCCGCGACGATTGCCGTCTCCGCGAGCAGAAAGCGTTCGAAGGCTGCGCGAAGATGATCGCGGAGCGGAAGATGCAGATGCAGCTGGTCGATGTCGAGCAGTTGTTCGGCGGAGAACGGGCCATTTTCTATTTTGTCGCCGAGAAGCGGGTCGACTTCCGGGACCTCGTCAAAGCTCTGGCCAAGACCTACGCCCTGCGAATCGAGATGCGGCAGATTGGGATCAGGGACGAAGCCGCCCTGCTCGCCGATTATGGCGACTGCGGGAAGCCGGTCTGCTGCAATACTCACCTGACCGAAATGCCGCCGGTCTCCATGAAAATGGCCAAGGTTCAGAAGGCGACTCTCGATCCGAACAAAATCTCGGGCCGCTGCGGTCGCCTCAAGTGCTGCCTCCGCTACGAGTACGACACCTACGAGGAGTTCCGTCGAGAGCTTCCTAAAATCGGAGCCGAGGTTGTAACCCGCGAGGGGCAGGGCAAGGTCATCGGGCAGGAGATCCTCAGCAAACAGGTGATTATCGCCTACGAAGATCGGCGCCGTGTGACGACGCCCGTGCATGAAGTCATCTCCGTGCTGAAGGCCAAGAACACGCGGAAGCCGGACAGGAAGCCCAAGGAACAGGCGACCACTGAAACGACCCGCCCCGACGATACGGAATCCTGA
- a CDS encoding DNA polymerase III subunit, with translation MSWQDLIGHDLQQEMFRRASSRGRLGHAYLLTGTAGIGKRTFARLLAQALLCRNSTPENLEICDECPSCRQVLSGSHPDLLTAGLPEGKSELPIEVFVGSPEKRGREGLCHDLALSPMQGGYRIAIIDDADRMNVASSNALLKTLEEPGTRSILILIAADSDQVINTIRSRCQQVHFSRLAPNDLSAILTRIVEQQGEEAPDPQRLQRAVDLADGSVAKGLDAFERLRSGDLLEGEGFGRILSRPGFQAADLAAAGDVIFSKAATDTTSQREAGLVIVQSCLEHFHRQIGDPGQTPSHSGIIDRHLDALDCCFEAARQIDRKVNVPLCLDTFYHDLEMLLRPTWKTAADKS, from the coding sequence ATGAGTTGGCAGGACTTAATCGGGCATGATCTCCAGCAGGAGATGTTTCGTCGGGCGAGCAGTCGCGGACGGCTGGGGCACGCCTACCTGTTGACCGGAACGGCTGGCATCGGGAAACGGACGTTTGCCCGGCTGCTGGCGCAGGCTCTGCTTTGCCGCAATTCGACGCCCGAGAACCTCGAAATCTGCGACGAGTGTCCCAGTTGCCGTCAGGTGTTGTCTGGCAGTCATCCCGATCTGCTGACCGCCGGACTCCCGGAAGGGAAGTCGGAACTGCCGATCGAAGTGTTCGTCGGATCGCCCGAGAAGCGGGGACGGGAAGGTCTCTGTCACGATCTGGCCCTTTCGCCGATGCAGGGCGGGTACCGCATCGCCATTATCGACGACGCCGACCGGATGAACGTCGCGAGCAGCAATGCTCTATTGAAAACCCTGGAGGAACCGGGAACTCGATCGATTCTGATTCTGATCGCGGCGGACTCGGATCAGGTGATCAATACGATTCGCTCCCGCTGCCAGCAGGTCCACTTCAGCCGACTCGCTCCCAACGATCTCTCGGCCATTCTCACCCGAATTGTCGAACAGCAGGGAGAAGAGGCTCCGGATCCACAGCGACTCCAGCGAGCCGTCGATCTGGCGGATGGATCCGTGGCGAAGGGGCTCGATGCATTCGAACGGCTGCGATCGGGAGACCTGCTGGAGGGAGAAGGCTTCGGTCGAATTCTGTCCCGTCCCGGATTTCAGGCCGCCGATCTTGCCGCCGCCGGGGACGTCATTTTCAGCAAAGCGGCGACGGATACCACCTCTCAACGCGAAGCCGGACTGGTCATTGTTCAGTCCTGTCTGGAGCATTTTCATCGTCAGATTGGCGATCCCGGCCAGACCCCGAGTCACAGCGGAATTATCGATCGTCACCTGGATGCGCTCGACTGTTGTTTCGAGGCGGCTCGGCAGATTGACCGCAAGGTGAATGTGCCGCTCTGCCTGGATACGTTTTACCACGATCTGGAAATGCTGCTGCGCCCGACTTGGAAGACCGCTGCGGACAAGTCATAA
- a CDS encoding DUF6807 domain-containing protein, translated as MRFLWCCLPLVLSTIVSAAEPEFILTIVPGGERKGHLPVSIELPDDVRDGNWELLEPTSGRQIPAQTVGNRLVFTQSEKWTAGSVQSFEMRAAELPSKSEFNWNHSQGDLTLARNDRPVLNYNVAIDEPPSGLDPLYRRSGYFHPVYTPAGNVLTADFPADHAHQHGIFFAWVKTTIDGKPVDFWNQAKGQGTVLHKALEKPEQGSEFASFQAELEHLTQPTSESQTALREQWTVSVFPSDRFHLWELRSTQRNVLDVPITLEKYHYGGMAFRGSVDWIISEDNDDCTMLTSEGSDRQQGNHESARWVKITGPTADSATKHSRCGLVMMAHPDNVRFPQKVRLHPTKPYFCFCPVIDEQLVLEPGDVLQSRYLFLTFDGDPKSEVFEQIWSDYVCEFDVKLQ; from the coding sequence ATGCGATTCCTCTGGTGCTGCCTGCCTCTGGTGCTCTCGACAATCGTCTCAGCTGCCGAGCCTGAGTTCATTCTCACGATTGTTCCCGGCGGCGAACGAAAGGGACATCTTCCCGTTTCAATTGAACTTCCCGACGATGTCCGGGACGGGAACTGGGAATTGCTCGAACCCACCTCCGGCAGGCAGATCCCCGCTCAGACCGTCGGCAACCGGCTAGTGTTTACGCAATCCGAGAAGTGGACGGCCGGGTCGGTTCAGTCGTTTGAAATGCGGGCCGCCGAACTGCCGAGCAAGTCGGAGTTTAATTGGAACCATTCCCAGGGGGATTTGACACTCGCCCGGAACGATCGACCGGTTCTGAATTACAACGTCGCCATCGATGAGCCCCCGTCTGGTCTCGATCCGCTCTATCGCCGGAGTGGCTACTTTCATCCCGTTTATACCCCAGCCGGCAATGTCCTGACGGCTGACTTTCCGGCTGATCACGCTCATCAGCACGGCATCTTCTTTGCCTGGGTGAAGACGACGATTGATGGGAAGCCCGTCGATTTCTGGAATCAGGCCAAAGGGCAGGGGACTGTTCTCCATAAGGCGCTTGAAAAGCCCGAACAGGGAAGTGAGTTCGCCTCGTTCCAGGCCGAGCTTGAGCATCTCACTCAGCCGACGTCCGAGTCTCAAACCGCACTTCGGGAACAATGGACGGTCAGCGTGTTTCCCTCGGACCGGTTCCATCTCTGGGAACTGCGGTCCACACAGCGAAACGTGCTCGATGTGCCCATCACCCTGGAAAAATACCATTACGGCGGAATGGCTTTTCGCGGAAGCGTCGACTGGATCATCAGCGAAGACAACGATGACTGCACGATGCTGACCAGTGAAGGATCCGACCGACAGCAGGGCAATCATGAGTCCGCACGCTGGGTGAAGATTACCGGACCAACGGCGGATTCGGCCACGAAGCATTCCCGCTGCGGACTTGTGATGATGGCTCATCCGGACAACGTCCGCTTCCCCCAAAAGGTTCGGCTGCATCCGACCAAACCCTACTTCTGTTTCTGCCCGGTGATTGATGAGCAGCTGGTGCTTGAACCGGGAGATGTTCTGCAGAGTCGCTATCTGTTCCTGACCTTTGATGGAGATCCGAAGTCCGAAGTGTTCGAGCAGATCTGGAGCGACTACGTCTGTGAATTCGATGTGAAACTTCAGTAA
- a CDS encoding CoA-binding protein, producing MSHRTVAILGASENREKFGNKSVRAHQAEGFEVFPINPKATEIEGLKCYPSLKALPVDSLDRISVYVPPKVGVQLLDEIKAANAKEVWFNPGSDSPDLVARARELGINVIQACSIVDVGHMPGEYSS from the coding sequence ATGAGCCACCGCACCGTTGCGATTCTCGGCGCCAGCGAGAACCGGGAGAAATTTGGCAACAAATCGGTTCGGGCCCATCAGGCGGAAGGCTTCGAGGTCTTCCCCATCAATCCCAAAGCAACCGAGATTGAAGGGCTCAAGTGCTATCCGTCGCTGAAAGCGTTGCCGGTCGATTCGCTTGACCGGATCAGCGTGTATGTGCCGCCCAAGGTGGGCGTCCAACTGCTCGACGAAATCAAAGCCGCCAATGCGAAGGAAGTCTGGTTCAACCCTGGAAGCGACAGCCCGGATCTGGTGGCCCGGGCCCGCGAACTGGGAATCAATGTGATTCAGGCATGCAGTATTGTCGACGTCGGCCACATGCCGGGAGAATACTCGAGCTGA
- a CDS encoding tetratricopeptide repeat protein, with protein sequence MRRNEEADSTTTDDRLPEPRWLWPALWLIALLLLLSRIVNPGDEVRLFDSRESTLWGGTGWQVPLGRFMLLDPFLEVPYVVFAIIGATLVTGLARLQRHLFPMPALLVGTAALALGMKPEFTLAAAIVLAANGLIQRTKSPGKRSALVVGGLLAAIFCTREFGLVIAGLLIGPGVDLLRALKPKLSMIAGAAVCLILGGLAFVPGFIETGLRFLTAGLTPHAEMLIPSARSIVAGTGPTLAEWLLLGLLILGLLHAARSSDRLLQSFALVPVALFCTHYLWLVAFILSASFRLPTLAVGTRRVNQIAVAAGLVLAGFHASPQIPAVVGFVLGDRSEHRLDVAAWQSSGHVLLMNLNDASDWQRSRLRKRYDLVLDDRWEQGRQRFEDYAVLCRDLNEGRAGSYLRTDLGWGGYAAPLDQIEPTLLVQSSGNLVEIRRLSLSPHWRILGIDAERTYFGYTDDRTIQPQGRRAIELLNQLEWPRGKANELPRNTIVADSWDESLRVSAVICAIRFPYAAMRYLADDDSIETLKQRSWCWVEIAHRVRRHTGRTSLLDQSRAIAGFRNALRSGACTADERLDMAVSLHVLEADGPAVEFANSSLGDGSFSHPERTDDAEALIRKAKADSERLADRMALSDPEQVLRIHLKNGDRERATELLSQLPADRQPFYSFLIGVPDRSAVELYHELSGLLGANTIPADLADEAWFYQGCLGLEAGDTFAAVTAFQASREVAPNSPFAPLREMYLLRLGR encoded by the coding sequence ATGCGGCGGAATGAGGAAGCGGATTCCACAACCACCGACGACCGGCTTCCGGAACCGCGGTGGTTATGGCCCGCACTGTGGCTGATTGCCCTTCTACTGCTGTTGAGCAGGATCGTGAATCCGGGAGACGAGGTTCGCCTGTTCGATTCCCGAGAGTCAACTCTCTGGGGAGGAACCGGGTGGCAGGTCCCGCTGGGGCGGTTCATGCTCCTCGATCCGTTTCTCGAGGTTCCGTACGTCGTGTTCGCGATCATCGGAGCGACACTTGTGACCGGCCTCGCGCGGTTGCAACGGCATCTCTTTCCGATGCCTGCTCTGCTGGTCGGGACTGCTGCGCTGGCCCTGGGAATGAAGCCGGAGTTCACGCTGGCTGCAGCGATTGTTCTGGCGGCAAACGGACTGATTCAGCGAACAAAATCGCCGGGAAAGCGAAGCGCGTTGGTCGTCGGCGGACTTCTTGCGGCGATCTTCTGTACGCGGGAATTTGGTCTGGTCATTGCCGGATTGCTGATCGGCCCGGGCGTGGATCTTCTGCGAGCCCTGAAGCCGAAGCTGTCGATGATCGCTGGGGCGGCAGTCTGTCTGATACTGGGGGGCCTCGCATTTGTTCCCGGCTTCATCGAGACCGGTTTGCGATTTCTCACAGCGGGGCTGACGCCTCACGCGGAGATGCTGATTCCCTCAGCTCGAAGCATCGTTGCCGGAACAGGCCCGACGCTGGCTGAATGGTTGCTGCTGGGACTGCTCATTCTCGGGTTGCTGCATGCGGCGAGGTCGTCTGATCGGCTGCTGCAGTCGTTTGCTCTCGTTCCTGTCGCTCTGTTCTGCACGCATTATCTCTGGCTGGTGGCTTTCATTCTCTCTGCAAGCTTCCGTTTGCCGACCCTGGCGGTCGGGACGAGGCGGGTGAATCAGATCGCAGTGGCTGCTGGCCTGGTCCTCGCTGGTTTCCACGCAAGTCCACAAATACCGGCGGTGGTTGGCTTCGTCCTGGGAGATCGGTCCGAACATCGACTCGATGTCGCCGCCTGGCAGAGCAGCGGGCATGTTTTGCTGATGAACCTTAATGACGCCAGCGACTGGCAACGGAGCCGACTGCGGAAACGCTACGATCTCGTGCTGGACGATCGCTGGGAACAAGGTCGGCAGCGGTTTGAGGACTACGCGGTGCTTTGCCGCGATCTGAACGAGGGCCGGGCCGGCAGTTATCTGCGAACCGACCTTGGCTGGGGAGGATATGCGGCTCCTCTTGACCAGATCGAGCCGACGCTGCTTGTGCAGTCCTCCGGCAATCTGGTGGAGATTCGCCGCCTGTCGCTCAGTCCACACTGGCGAATTCTGGGAATTGATGCCGAACGCACGTACTTTGGCTATACCGATGATCGCACCATCCAGCCGCAGGGGCGGCGTGCGATCGAGCTGCTGAATCAACTCGAGTGGCCTCGTGGAAAAGCGAATGAGCTGCCCAGGAATACCATTGTCGCCGATTCCTGGGACGAATCGCTGCGGGTCTCGGCCGTCATTTGCGCGATTCGCTTTCCGTATGCCGCGATGCGATACCTTGCGGATGATGATTCGATCGAGACACTCAAACAGCGGTCGTGGTGCTGGGTGGAGATCGCCCATCGGGTTCGACGGCACACGGGCAGGACGTCGCTTCTCGATCAATCCCGGGCGATCGCGGGTTTTCGGAACGCGTTGCGGTCAGGCGCGTGCACGGCAGACGAACGACTCGATATGGCAGTCAGCCTGCACGTGCTGGAAGCGGATGGACCAGCGGTCGAGTTCGCGAATTCGAGTCTGGGTGACGGATCGTTCTCCCATCCAGAACGAACAGATGATGCCGAAGCCCTGATCAGGAAAGCAAAGGCGGACAGCGAAAGGCTTGCAGATCGGATGGCATTGAGCGACCCCGAGCAGGTGCTGCGGATTCATCTGAAGAACGGAGACCGGGAGCGAGCAACGGAACTCCTTTCGCAACTCCCGGCGGATCGGCAGCCGTTCTATTCATTTTTGATCGGTGTACCGGACCGATCCGCAGTCGAACTGTATCACGAGTTGAGCGGACTGCTCGGTGCTAACACGATTCCAGCAGACCTTGCCGATGAAGCCTGGTTCTATCAGGGATGCCTCGGTCTGGAAGCGGGCGACACGTTCGCAGCCGTCACGGCGTTTCAAGCCAGTCGCGAAGTCGCTCCCAATTCGCCCTTCGCTCCGTTGCGCGAAATGTATCTGTTGCGGCTCGGGCGCTAA
- a CDS encoding FIST signal transduction protein → MEIHVRHTNEADTPRAVESLLTEMTDALQGKTPQLCFLFVTHHHEEHFSTLAGTIQSRLNATDLLGCTTEAIIHDATECEGLPGIVLWAMADTDAEFQTFHLQFERDQDQERIECFGHPLINSLNDRPYGAVFLFCEPYSSSPHVCLPQLTESLNGTPIFGGVASGGIGPGESCLFLNGEKIDFGAVGVVYRGEHRVRPIVSQGCRPIGHTFVITRAERNIIYELGGRPTMTQFREMFEDLGEEDQELVRQGPHLGVVTNEYKNEFQRGDFLVSNVLGSDPETGAIAVSQPVRAGRTVQFHVRDSVTADEDLLLMIEQDQKLYQESVQGALLFNCNGRGERLFGTPHHDAEALRKAYGEIPLAGFFAQGEIGPLGGRSYLHGFTTSIVLFEE, encoded by the coding sequence ATGGAAATTCATGTCCGACATACCAATGAGGCAGATACTCCGCGCGCGGTGGAAAGTCTGCTGACGGAGATGACGGACGCGCTGCAGGGGAAGACTCCGCAACTCTGTTTCCTCTTTGTCACGCACCACCACGAGGAGCATTTCTCGACCCTGGCCGGCACGATTCAGTCCCGACTGAACGCCACCGATCTGCTGGGATGCACGACCGAAGCGATCATCCACGACGCGACGGAATGTGAAGGTCTGCCGGGCATTGTCCTGTGGGCCATGGCCGATACCGACGCCGAATTCCAGACGTTTCATCTGCAGTTTGAGCGGGATCAGGATCAGGAGCGAATCGAATGTTTCGGGCATCCGCTGATCAATTCGCTCAACGACCGCCCTTACGGAGCTGTCTTCCTCTTCTGTGAACCGTACAGTTCCTCGCCACATGTCTGCCTGCCCCAACTGACGGAAAGTTTGAATGGCACTCCCATATTTGGCGGCGTCGCCAGCGGAGGCATCGGCCCCGGGGAGAGTTGTCTGTTCCTGAATGGCGAGAAGATCGATTTCGGAGCGGTTGGAGTCGTGTATCGCGGCGAGCACCGGGTTCGCCCGATCGTCTCCCAGGGCTGCCGTCCGATCGGTCACACCTTTGTGATTACGCGGGCCGAGCGAAACATCATCTACGAACTCGGCGGCCGCCCCACGATGACGCAGTTCCGGGAGATGTTCGAAGATCTCGGCGAGGAAGACCAGGAGCTAGTCCGTCAGGGGCCTCATCTGGGCGTCGTGACGAACGAGTACAAGAACGAGTTTCAGCGAGGTGACTTCCTCGTTTCCAATGTTCTCGGCAGCGATCCGGAAACGGGGGCCATTGCCGTCAGCCAACCGGTTCGGGCCGGTCGTACCGTTCAGTTCCACGTGCGGGACTCCGTCACTGCCGACGAAGATCTACTCCTGATGATCGAACAGGACCAGAAGCTCTATCAGGAGTCCGTCCAAGGGGCGTTGCTCTTCAATTGCAACGGTCGTGGCGAACGGCTCTTCGGAACTCCGCATCACGATGCCGAGGCCCTCCGCAAGGCATATGGCGAGATTCCACTGGCCGGGTTCTTCGCTCAGGGAGAGATCGGACCACTCGGCGGCCGCAGCTATCTGCATGGCTTCACGACCAGCATCGTGCTCTTCGAAGAATAG
- a CDS encoding multiheme c-type cytochrome, with amino-acid sequence MNISRGWADEASCMDCHVEAADFARTGHARTLLPADSEPSLSILQSLRTSKFPQTAEVSLEHRDAGLFAVHHEDQSSQEIPLEWCFGSGHHARTWVGSLSDSWGAADLVEFRLTWYALTGDFEITPGQPADPPPGYFQYLGALFDHPKTRRCFACHATQLRVVDGRVDFDHIHPGVTCQRCHGPRGEHVASEGKISDFSWRDIDQVESVHRCAECHRREDDVDGEDIHEDNPHIARFQPVGLMRSACFRSPEMTCMTCHDPHTPLADQKLHEDWQCNQCHHENPKGTAQAHCGAGEESGCVRCHMPKVRADSPLEFTDHWIRVRSDMEGTHAAE; translated from the coding sequence TTGAATATTTCTCGCGGCTGGGCCGATGAAGCCAGCTGCATGGACTGCCACGTCGAAGCCGCTGACTTCGCCAGGACCGGGCACGCGCGCACGCTGCTTCCGGCCGATTCCGAACCTTCGCTGTCGATTCTGCAGTCGCTTCGCACCTCGAAGTTTCCTCAGACAGCCGAGGTTTCCCTCGAACACCGCGACGCTGGTCTGTTCGCCGTCCACCACGAGGACCAGAGTTCGCAGGAGATTCCCCTCGAGTGGTGTTTCGGGTCCGGACATCATGCGCGAACCTGGGTCGGCTCCCTGTCTGACAGCTGGGGCGCAGCCGATCTGGTCGAGTTCCGACTGACCTGGTATGCATTGACCGGGGACTTCGAGATCACACCCGGACAACCGGCTGATCCGCCCCCCGGCTATTTCCAGTACCTGGGAGCGTTGTTCGATCACCCGAAGACGCGTCGCTGCTTTGCCTGCCATGCCACGCAGTTGCGAGTGGTCGATGGTCGTGTCGATTTTGACCACATCCATCCCGGAGTGACCTGTCAGCGGTGTCATGGGCCCCGAGGCGAGCATGTGGCCAGCGAAGGGAAGATCTCCGATTTCTCCTGGCGAGACATCGATCAGGTCGAATCCGTGCATCGCTGCGCGGAATGTCATCGCCGCGAGGACGATGTCGATGGCGAGGACATCCACGAAGACAATCCGCATATCGCCCGCTTCCAGCCGGTCGGATTGATGCGGTCGGCCTGCTTCCGTTCGCCGGAGATGACGTGCATGACCTGCCACGATCCGCACACACCTCTTGCTGACCAGAAGTTGCATGAAGACTGGCAGTGCAATCAGTGTCATCACGAGAACCCGAAAGGGACTGCGCAGGCTCATTGCGGAGCGGGGGAGGAATCGGGATGTGTTCGTTGCCACATGCCAAAGGTTCGCGCCGACTCTCCGCTGGAGTTCACCGATCACTGGATCCGCGTTCGCTCTGATATGGAGGGAACGCATGCGGCGGAATGA
- a CDS encoding DUF1559 domain-containing protein: MAKLASGRKAFTLIELLVVIAIIAILVALLLPAVQQAREAARRSSCKNNLKQLGIAMHNYHDTHGVLPPLSNAGLGSDRAHQYSWTLHVLPYIEQSALYDAIMGQAAGTGLPYSYNAFTFLGTNTTPIAGLMCPSDIVPSAFVNAALSYKASVGDHIFENDEASITRGVFRRNGRTGFRDITDGLSNTALFAEVVMGLADTRDTTTGVATFAPATAVADATPARCRALVDPANPKQFLTSATIVGGGANRCRGCRIWDGRPHYSATVFAMSPNGPACLATTTGDNWSLSTLSSRHQGGVQVVLADGSVRFVSENIDAGNQSGQISQTTGTASPYGVLGALGSIGAGEVMGEF; the protein is encoded by the coding sequence ATGGCGAAACTGGCGTCTGGCCGCAAGGCATTCACACTGATCGAACTCCTCGTCGTGATCGCAATTATCGCGATACTGGTGGCTCTGTTGCTGCCCGCCGTTCAGCAGGCCCGCGAAGCGGCTCGTCGTTCGAGCTGCAAAAACAACCTGAAGCAGCTGGGCATTGCGATGCACAACTATCACGACACTCACGGCGTGCTTCCCCCGCTGAGCAACGCCGGCCTCGGATCCGACCGGGCGCACCAGTACTCCTGGACGCTGCATGTTCTGCCGTACATCGAGCAGAGCGCACTCTACGACGCCATCATGGGACAGGCTGCCGGAACCGGACTGCCGTACTCCTACAACGCGTTCACCTTCCTGGGAACCAACACGACTCCGATCGCAGGTCTGATGTGCCCTTCGGACATCGTTCCGAGTGCGTTTGTGAACGCCGCCTTGAGCTACAAAGCGAGCGTGGGCGACCACATCTTTGAGAACGATGAAGCCTCGATCACGCGCGGCGTCTTCCGTCGTAACGGTCGGACCGGCTTCCGCGACATCACCGACGGCCTCAGCAACACTGCTCTCTTCGCTGAAGTCGTGATGGGCCTGGCGGACACTCGCGACACCACAACCGGCGTCGCAACCTTCGCCCCGGCAACGGCTGTGGCAGACGCCACTCCCGCTCGCTGTCGCGCTCTGGTCGATCCGGCGAATCCCAAGCAGTTCCTGACGTCGGCAACCATCGTTGGCGGTGGTGCCAACCGTTGCCGCGGCTGCCGCATCTGGGACGGTCGTCCTCACTACTCAGCGACCGTATTCGCCATGTCTCCGAACGGCCCGGCCTGCCTGGCAACCACGACCGGCGACAACTGGAGTCTGTCGACTCTGTCCAGCCGCCACCAGGGTGGCGTGCAGGTTGTCCTGGCGGACGGTTCGGTTCGCTTCGTGAGCGAAAATATCGATGCCGGCAACCAGTCCGGTCAGATCAGCCAGACAACGGGAACCGCTTCGCCTTACGGCGTGCTCGGTGCCCTCGGTTCCATTGGAGCTGGCGAAGTTATGGGCGAATTCTAG